From a region of the Bradyrhizobium guangdongense genome:
- the hypE gene encoding hydrogenase expression/formation protein HypE, translating to MKAHQRKLDIKNGCVDLSHGSGGRAMAQLISGLFHSAFGNEWLARGNDQSAFDVAAGRMVMTTDGYVVSPLFFPGGNIGSLAVHGTVNDIAMAGARPLYLSASFIIEEGFRFSDLKMIAESMGEAARAAGVHIITGDTKVVERGKADGLFISTAGVGVVPDGLDLSAEKARVGDRVLISGTLGDHGVAIMSKRQNLAFETEIVSDSASLHDLVAKMVTAGGEGIRLMRDPTRGGLAAALNEIAQQSGLGFRVQEEAIPVKPGVAAACELLGLDPLYVANEGKLVAIVAPEAAAAVLATMRAHPLGCDAADIGEAVADDHHFVQMATSFGGGRIVDWLSGEQLPRIC from the coding sequence ATGAAGGCCCATCAACGCAAGCTCGACATCAAGAACGGCTGCGTAGACCTGTCCCACGGCTCTGGCGGCCGCGCGATGGCACAGCTGATCTCGGGTCTTTTCCACTCGGCCTTCGGCAACGAATGGCTGGCGCGCGGCAATGACCAGTCGGCCTTCGATGTCGCAGCCGGACGCATGGTCATGACGACCGACGGTTACGTGGTCTCGCCGCTATTCTTCCCGGGCGGCAATATCGGCTCGCTCGCCGTGCACGGCACGGTCAACGACATCGCCATGGCCGGCGCGCGGCCGCTCTACCTCTCGGCGAGCTTCATCATCGAGGAGGGCTTTCGCTTCTCCGACCTGAAGATGATCGCGGAATCTATGGGCGAGGCGGCGCGCGCGGCCGGCGTCCATATCATCACGGGCGATACCAAGGTGGTCGAGCGCGGCAAGGCCGACGGCCTCTTCATCTCGACCGCCGGCGTCGGCGTCGTACCCGATGGCCTCGATCTATCCGCCGAGAAGGCTCGCGTCGGCGATCGCGTCCTGATCTCCGGCACGCTCGGGGACCACGGCGTCGCTATCATGTCGAAGCGGCAGAACCTCGCCTTCGAGACCGAGATCGTCTCGGACTCAGCCTCGCTGCATGATCTCGTGGCAAAGATGGTCACCGCAGGCGGAGAGGGCATCCGCCTGATGCGCGATCCGACCCGCGGCGGGCTAGCCGCCGCGCTCAACGAGATCGCCCAGCAGTCTGGCCTCGGCTTCCGTGTGCAGGAGGAGGCGATCCCAGTGAAGCCGGGCGTGGCCGCGGCCTGCGAACTGCTGGGCCTCGACCCGCTCTATGTGGCCAACGAAGGCAAGCTGGTTGCAATTGTGGCCCCGGAGGCGGCCGCTGCCGTGCTCGCGACGATGCGCGCGCATCCGCTCGGCTGTGATGCGGCCGACATCGGCGAGGCCGTGGCCGACGATCACCATTTCGTGCAGATGGCGACGAGCTTTGGCGGTGGCCGGATCGTCGACTGGCTGTCGGGCGAACAACTGCCGAGGATCTGCTGA
- a CDS encoding hydrogenase maturation protein, giving the protein MRILLLTHSFNSLTQRLHVELREGGHEVSVELDIHPDVTRESVALYQPDLVIAPFLKRAIPEDVWRSVRCLIVHPGPPGDRGPAALDWAILEGVSNWGVTVLQADGGFDAGPIWAFRTFPMRCAAKSSIYRNEVTTCAVAAVLEAIAAIEAGQPTPSPMPADDPRIRVRGPCRQADRMIDWQHDTSETVLRKIHSADGMPGLVDSLFFKDVRLFDAHEARGISGVPGTIVAHCDGALARATVDGAVWIGHVRQLVPKSLKRSAAKVFAEQAMRLPYRPDCGYAPIRYREQGEVGELQFSFYNGAMATSDCEALLNAYRAALARPTKVLLLTGGRDYWSNGIHLAEIEAADSAADESWRNINAIDDLAHTVIETTDRLVVSVIRGNAGAGGVFLSLAADEVWASDQVVLNPHYKDIGNLFGSEYWTYLLPRRAGAANATRITQCRLPMGVAEAGRLGIIDRALSGGELAEGRLMSLAASMAADERFATRLADKQRRRAADEAHKPLQAYRDEELRRMRLNFYGFDPSYHVARYNFIHKVPKSRTPLTIAPHRSPRALDKSTRMAVRI; this is encoded by the coding sequence ATGCGCATCCTGCTTCTCACGCACTCCTTCAACAGCCTGACGCAACGGCTCCACGTCGAGCTCAGGGAGGGCGGCCACGAGGTCTCGGTCGAGCTGGATATCCACCCCGACGTTACGCGCGAAAGCGTGGCGCTGTATCAGCCAGATCTGGTGATCGCGCCGTTCCTCAAGCGCGCAATCCCCGAAGATGTCTGGCGTAGCGTGCGCTGCCTGATCGTCCATCCCGGTCCGCCCGGCGACCGCGGTCCGGCGGCGCTCGACTGGGCGATTCTGGAAGGTGTTTCCAATTGGGGCGTGACTGTGCTTCAGGCCGACGGCGGGTTCGACGCTGGTCCGATCTGGGCTTTCAGAACCTTCCCGATGCGGTGCGCGGCTAAATCCAGCATCTACCGCAACGAGGTCACGACGTGCGCGGTCGCGGCGGTGCTCGAAGCCATTGCAGCAATCGAAGCCGGACAGCCGACACCGTCGCCGATGCCTGCCGATGATCCCCGCATTCGGGTGCGCGGGCCCTGCCGGCAGGCCGACCGGATGATCGATTGGCAGCACGACACGAGCGAGACCGTCCTGCGCAAGATCCACAGTGCAGACGGAATGCCGGGCTTGGTCGACAGCTTGTTCTTCAAAGATGTCAGGCTGTTCGACGCCCACGAGGCGCGCGGCATCTCCGGTGTGCCCGGAACCATTGTGGCGCATTGCGATGGAGCCTTGGCCCGGGCCACGGTCGATGGTGCCGTCTGGATCGGCCATGTGCGGCAGCTTGTACCGAAAAGCCTGAAACGATCCGCAGCAAAGGTCTTTGCGGAGCAGGCGATGCGCCTGCCGTACCGACCCGATTGCGGCTATGCGCCCATACGATATCGCGAGCAGGGCGAGGTCGGCGAGTTGCAGTTTTCCTTTTACAATGGCGCCATGGCGACCTCTGACTGCGAAGCGTTGTTGAACGCCTACCGAGCTGCGCTGGCCCGCCCAACCAAGGTGCTTCTCCTGACCGGTGGACGTGATTACTGGTCCAACGGCATTCACCTCGCCGAGATCGAGGCGGCTGACAGCGCTGCGGACGAGTCTTGGCGCAACATCAATGCGATCGACGATCTTGCGCACACTGTCATCGAGACCACCGATCGGCTCGTCGTTTCCGTCATTCGCGGCAACGCCGGGGCGGGAGGGGTATTTTTAAGTCTCGCTGCCGACGAGGTCTGGGCGAGCGATCAGGTCGTCCTGAATCCACATTATAAGGACATAGGCAATCTCTTCGGCTCGGAATACTGGACTTATCTGCTGCCGCGCCGCGCGGGTGCAGCGAACGCCACCCGGATCACGCAATGCCGCCTGCCGATGGGCGTGGCAGAGGCGGGGCGCCTTGGCATCATCGATCGTGCTCTGTCGGGCGGGGAGCTGGCGGAGGGCCGCCTCATGAGCCTTGCCGCGAGCATGGCGGCGGATGAACGCTTTGCGACGCGTCTTGCTGACAAGCAGCGACGTCGCGCAGCGGACGAAGCCCACAAGCCCTTGCAGGCCTATCGCGACGAGGAGCTGCGGCGGATGCGGCTTAATTTCTACGGATTCGATCCGAGTTACCACGTCGCCCGCTACAACTTCATTCACAAGGTGCCGAAGTCGCGCACGCCACTCACAATCGCACCCCATAGGTCGCCTCGCGCGCTCGACAAATCTACCCGCATGGCGGTGCGCATATGA
- a CDS encoding sigma-54-dependent transcriptional regulator, with protein MSFQGTILVVDDEVRSQEALRRVLNEDFEVLCAGSAADAEKLLEGEIVHAIICDQRMPHESGVSFLKRVRELWPDPVRMIISGYSESDDIIAGLNEAGIYQYITKPWQPDRLIDIVKEAVQLYRLQKETETAGVDVKATPEHIKRVVSVKRGAAKHLYDFNRIVHAPDSPMHAVIELGRRAAEYDISVLITGESGTGKELLARAIHYGSARAGKAFVVENCGALPDELLESELFGCKKGAFTGAYQDRIGLFEVADGGTIFLDEIGETSPAFQVKLLRVLQESEIRPLGAQRVRKVDVRVVAATNRDLEAEVEAGRFRRDLYYRLAAFPVHMPALWERPMDIPLIAEGVLSQVKTSFNRPGLRFASAALEGFVKYLWPGNVRELQNEIQRMAVLADSDELQAPTLLGRRNGRRTATGVIQNLNGAASLKDRVEDLEKSVIINSLEKYEGNISRVASELGLSRVGLRNKLSRYDLRKNGKGDAFS; from the coding sequence ATGAGCTTCCAGGGTACTATTTTGGTAGTCGACGACGAGGTCAGGTCACAGGAGGCGCTACGCCGCGTCCTCAACGAGGATTTTGAGGTACTCTGCGCCGGCAGCGCAGCAGACGCTGAAAAGCTGCTCGAAGGGGAGATCGTCCACGCCATCATCTGCGATCAGCGCATGCCGCACGAATCCGGCGTCAGTTTCCTCAAGCGGGTGCGCGAGCTCTGGCCCGATCCGGTTCGCATGATCATCTCCGGCTATTCGGAATCGGACGACATCATCGCAGGGCTCAATGAGGCGGGCATCTATCAATACATCACGAAGCCCTGGCAGCCGGACCGGCTGATCGACATTGTCAAGGAGGCGGTCCAGCTCTATCGGCTTCAGAAGGAGACAGAGACCGCAGGGGTCGACGTCAAAGCAACGCCCGAGCACATCAAGAGGGTCGTTTCGGTCAAGCGCGGCGCAGCTAAGCATCTCTATGACTTCAACCGAATTGTGCACGCCCCGGACAGCCCGATGCATGCGGTCATTGAACTCGGCCGGCGGGCGGCCGAATACGACATCTCCGTGCTGATCACGGGCGAATCCGGAACCGGCAAAGAGCTGCTGGCACGCGCGATCCACTACGGCTCAGCCCGAGCCGGTAAGGCTTTCGTCGTTGAGAACTGTGGGGCGCTGCCTGACGAGCTCCTCGAAAGCGAGTTGTTCGGGTGTAAGAAGGGCGCTTTCACAGGCGCCTACCAGGATCGCATCGGTCTGTTCGAAGTTGCCGATGGCGGTACCATCTTCCTTGATGAAATCGGAGAGACCTCGCCGGCGTTTCAGGTGAAGCTGCTCCGCGTGCTGCAGGAGAGCGAGATCCGTCCGCTGGGCGCGCAACGTGTAAGGAAAGTCGACGTCCGTGTGGTGGCAGCCACCAATCGGGATCTTGAGGCCGAGGTGGAGGCGGGCCGCTTCCGCCGTGATCTCTATTACCGGCTGGCGGCGTTCCCGGTTCACATGCCGGCGCTTTGGGAGCGGCCGATGGATATACCCTTGATCGCAGAAGGAGTACTGTCTCAAGTCAAGACTTCCTTCAACCGGCCAGGTCTGCGCTTTGCCTCCGCTGCTCTTGAGGGCTTCGTCAAATACCTTTGGCCAGGGAACGTGCGCGAACTGCAGAACGAGATCCAGCGTATGGCCGTGCTGGCTGACTCGGACGAATTGCAGGCTCCCACGCTGCTCGGCCGGCGCAACGGCAGGCGGACCGCCACGGGGGTCATACAGAACCTGAACGGCGCAGCGAGCCTGAAGGACAGGGTGGAGGATCTGGAGAAGTCGGTTATCATCAACTCCCTGGAGAAGTATGAGGGCAATATCAGCCGGGTTGCCAGCGAGCTCGGCCTGTCCCGGGTAGGCCTGCGGAACAAGCTGTCCAGGTATGATTTGAGAAAAAATGGCAAAGGCGACGCATTCTCCTGA